Proteins co-encoded in one Candidatus Poribacteria bacterium genomic window:
- a CDS encoding capsule assembly Wzi family protein: MNILYILLASTLLMSTAFSAPDVPLNFDGWVMEALAKLETDGITGGFHRHTAPLSRADVSEAIQQAELRMRTGVVVPSVIDRKLLEKLKRAFAKELRLHDGRRMRFLPQLRATDEKAAPAFEWGLHYTRGKLEQRNAPRLTLYSEFVAHNFKSPPLDGKTAGQRLERWRGDYTGDFKRGYLQLNSVHLDLLVGRDWLSWGASPYKAVGISDNSPPFDQVRLTSRLGKRLKATAFTAQLDSTWYDDGEKRYLAKRYISGHRLDYQFNDHVEIGIAEWVLYGGDAQTLEWKYANPITLYYALQYNAKADDNVMFAFDAAIRPIDGVRLYGEWVIDDIQYVPGANDPHAVAWLLGATWYPRHLGRHLGLHSEYARVNRWAYTHLVPDNQFTHFGYAIGHPISTDSDTVRFSATYQLTVSAAAEIRGTLTRQGEGTIADRFYGEDFRTLPFPTGVVARTTELGGQFSYRPLNGWNASFLYVWHYTQNAVHRKGKTSQAHRLAIQIGYLW; this comes from the coding sequence TTGAATATCTTATATATCCTCCTCGCCTCTACGCTTCTTATGAGCACGGCGTTCAGTGCGCCCGATGTTCCATTGAATTTCGATGGTTGGGTTATGGAGGCACTCGCGAAGTTGGAAACCGATGGTATCACAGGCGGATTCCATCGGCATACAGCGCCGCTTTCAAGGGCGGATGTGTCAGAAGCGATCCAGCAGGCTGAGTTGCGTATGCGCACAGGTGTTGTTGTTCCATCGGTGATAGATAGGAAACTCTTAGAAAAATTGAAGCGAGCGTTCGCGAAAGAGCTCAGGCTCCACGATGGACGGCGGATGCGATTCTTGCCACAACTTCGGGCGACGGATGAAAAAGCGGCTCCGGCGTTTGAATGGGGACTTCACTACACACGTGGCAAACTCGAACAACGAAATGCCCCACGCCTCACGCTGTATTCTGAATTCGTGGCACATAATTTTAAAAGCCCACCACTGGATGGGAAAACAGCAGGACAACGCCTTGAACGCTGGCGTGGAGACTACACGGGCGACTTCAAGAGAGGTTACTTGCAACTCAATAGTGTACACCTCGATCTGCTTGTCGGCAGAGATTGGCTCTCCTGGGGTGCGAGTCCATACAAAGCGGTCGGTATCTCTGATAACTCACCTCCCTTTGATCAGGTTCGACTTACCAGTAGGCTCGGAAAACGACTCAAGGCGACGGCTTTTACGGCACAACTGGATTCAACGTGGTACGATGACGGTGAAAAACGCTATCTCGCGAAGCGTTACATCAGTGGACACCGACTCGATTACCAATTCAACGATCATGTAGAAATCGGTATCGCGGAATGGGTGCTTTACGGTGGCGATGCCCAAACGCTTGAATGGAAGTACGCAAACCCAATCACTCTCTATTACGCGTTACAATACAACGCCAAAGCCGACGATAATGTCATGTTCGCCTTTGACGCGGCGATCCGCCCGATTGACGGTGTGCGGCTATATGGTGAATGGGTCATTGACGATATCCAATACGTTCCGGGTGCGAATGATCCACATGCAGTGGCGTGGCTCTTAGGGGCGACATGGTATCCACGACACCTCGGCCGACATCTCGGACTTCATAGCGAATACGCACGCGTCAACCGATGGGCTTACACGCATCTGGTGCCTGATAATCAGTTCACACACTTTGGCTACGCGATCGGACATCCCATCAGTACGGATTCGGATACAGTTCGATTTTCAGCGACCTATCAATTGACTGTCTCCGCAGCAGCAGAGATTCGCGGCACTCTCACCCGGCAGGGGGAAGGGACAATTGCAGATCGGTTTTACGGGGAAGACTTCAGGACGCTCCCATTTCCGACGGGTGTCGTTGCACGGACAACAGAACTCGGCGGGCAGTTCTCCTACCGTCCATTGAACGGATGGAATGCCTCGTTCTTATATGTGTGGCACTACACGCAAAATGCTGTACATCGTAAAGGGAAAACCAGCCAAGCACACCGACTCGCAATTCAGATCGGCTATCTTTGGTAA
- a CDS encoding transglycosylase SLT domain-containing protein, which yields MRRKRTLIIFFATLALIFVLSLVINDPLDLRLLVLTPKILKYRGLIQEHAAREALDARLVCALIVQESGFDEEAKSAVGALGLTQLMPTTAKELGVQDPFNANQNIAGATRYLRTLYNVFSESPHEHRHRLVLASYNGGLGRVRDAQALVRHHKTGDPLLWEPVSLTLRQLTKQHASMHHGVWEAGKPPHGYFEGANQTLAHVERVMRYYARIRFYEGLLFFL from the coding sequence ATGCGGCGCAAACGGACACTCATTATTTTTTTTGCGACACTCGCTTTAATCTTCGTCCTAAGTTTGGTGATCAACGACCCGTTAGATCTGCGGTTGCTTGTGCTGACCCCGAAGATTCTCAAGTATAGAGGGTTGATTCAGGAACACGCCGCGAGGGAAGCGTTGGACGCTCGACTGGTTTGCGCGTTGATTGTGCAGGAGTCTGGGTTTGACGAAGAGGCAAAAAGTGCCGTCGGTGCACTGGGATTGACCCAATTGATGCCGACGACAGCAAAGGAACTTGGCGTGCAAGATCCGTTTAATGCGAATCAGAACATCGCTGGTGCGACGCGTTATCTGCGTACGTTGTACAATGTTTTCTCGGAAAGCCCACACGAACATCGGCATCGGTTAGTGTTAGCGAGTTACAACGGCGGTCTCGGACGGGTTCGCGATGCGCAAGCACTCGTCCGTCACCATAAAACGGGAGATCCACTTCTTTGGGAACCGGTGAGTCTTACCCTCAGGCAGTTAACGAAGCAACATGCCTCTATGCATCACGGGGTCTGGGAAGCCGGCAAACCGCCGCACGGTTATTTTGAAGGGGCTAACCAGACGTTGGCACACGTAGAACGTGTGATGCGCTACTACGCACGCATCCGTTTCTATGAGGGGTTGCTGTTTTTTCTTTGA
- a CDS encoding SRPBCC family protein — MKTFLFKSQQTIKKPLTEVFDFFSDAHNLAMITPPWLHFEVLTPAPIEMVIGTRIDYRLKLRGIPIRWQSEITEWNPPYTFADEQRRGPYRLWQHTHIFDETKDGVVVGDVVEYAVWGDGLVNKFFVRPDIEKIFAYRTEQLDEIFHPI; from the coding sequence ATGAAAACCTTCCTCTTTAAATCACAACAAACAATTAAGAAGCCGCTGACAGAAGTTTTCGATTTTTTTTCTGATGCCCATAACCTCGCTATGATTACGCCGCCGTGGCTCCATTTTGAAGTGCTAACCCCCGCGCCGATTGAAATGGTCATCGGGACACGTATCGACTATCGGCTGAAACTACGTGGGATCCCGATCCGTTGGCAGAGTGAGATTACGGAGTGGAATCCTCCATATACTTTTGCAGATGAACAGCGTCGGGGTCCGTATCGGCTCTGGCAGCATACACATATCTTTGATGAAACGAAGGACGGTGTTGTTGTGGGGGACGTGGTCGAATATGCGGTTTGGGGAGATGGACTCGTTAATAAATTTTTCGTGCGTCCGGATATAGAAAAAATCTTTGCTTATCGCACCGAACAGTTAGATGAGATTTTTCATCCGATTTAA